The genomic window CCGCGAAATCAGCCGGGCTCTGGTCGGCGAACGCGAGCCGGCGGCCGGCGGGGACTCGCTCCAGGCTATTCTGCGCCAGCTGGCGGCGGAATCGCCGACCCACACCCCGACCGACGAGGGGCCCGACGAGAACGACAGCGCGGTCGTCCGGCTGGTCAACCGCATGATCGGCGAAGCCTATCAGCAGGGCGCCTCGGACATCCACCTCGAACCCTATGGCGAGCAGAAAGAAACCCTGATCCGCTTTCGGGTTGACGGCCGCTGTCACGAATACCTCAAGGTTCCGGCCCAGTACCGTCGTCCCCTGGCCTCGCGCCTCAAGATCATGGCCAACCTCGATATTGCCGAGCGGCGCAAGCCCCAGGACGGCAAGCTCAAGTTCCGTCTGCCGACCAGAGAGATTGAGCTGCGGGTGGCCACAATTCCGACCGCCGGCACCGACAACGAGGATGTCGCCCTGCGCATTCTGACCGCCGGCGAGGCGCTGCCCCTGGACAAGATTCAGATGGCGGACGCCAACCTCACAGCCTTTCGAGCCCTGCTCGACAAGCCCTACGGCCTGATCCTGTGCTCGGGTCCGACCGGCTCGGGAAAAACGACCACCCTGCACTCGGCGCTGGGCGCCATCAATACGCCCGACAGAAAAATCTGGACTGCGGAAGACCCGGTCGAGATCACCCAGTACGGCCTGCGCCAGAGCCAGGTCCAGCCCAGAATCGGCTACGACTTTGCCGCAGCCATGCGCTCCTTTTTGCGCGCCGACCCGGACGTCATCATGGTCGGCGAAATCCGGGATCGGGAAACCGCCCGGATCAGCATCGAGGCGTCCCTGACCGGTCACCTGATCCTGAGCACCGTGCATACCAACAGTGCCGCCGAGACCATCACCCGCCTGCTCGAAATGGACATGGACCCGTTTCATTTTGCCGACGCCCTGCTCGGCATCCTGGCTCAGCGCCTGGCCCGGACCATCTGTGCGGACTGTAAAGAACCCTACCGGCCGTCCGGGCAGGAGTACGAGGCCCTGGCCGCAGGCTATGGTCCGGCCGCGTTCGCCGAGCTGGACCTGCCCGACACCGCCGACTTCGTGCTGTACCGGGGGCGCGGCTGCGAGGCGTGTCAGCACACCGGATACAAGGGACGCCTGGGGCTGCACGAACTCCTCGTCGCCAGCGATGATATCAAACGCCTGGTCCACAGCCGCGCCACCGCTGCCGAACTCCGCCAGGTCGCGCTGGCCCAGGGCATGACCACCCTGGTTCAGGACGGCATTCGCAAAGTCCTCCAGGGCTGGACCGATTACAGCCAGGTACGGGCGGTGGCCCTACGCTAGAGCGTTTCACGTTAGGCTGTAGCCCCGCCGTTCCGCTCTCGTCAGGCCGGACGTGATCCGGCATTCCCTGCTTCGACTTCGCTCCGCTCCGCTCAGCATGAACGGGTAACGCGCCTGAAGTCGAAGGGCGACACAGCATCGTGAAGTGCGCTAGCCCGCCCCCAAACCCTACTTTCAGCAGCCCCGGCTTTTCGCTATGCTGCCCCGACTTGGGGAGCACTTATGAGAAATACCGGTAGGACCTGTTCGGTGGGGCTGGGTGTGGGCATCCTGTTCAGTCTGCTCGCCTCTTCGGCCTGGGCGATCTTTGTCGACGAGGCCGAGACCATTCGCTTCAACGGCCGGATGTATAACCGGACGGCCATGGCGGTCGAGAGCGCGGCCGACAACACCCGCATTCAGACGCCGTATAACAGCTGGAACATGCTGCAAAACCGGACCTTCGTTCAGATGGAGCTGCGTCACAACCTGACCGATCTGATCATGGGCCGGTCTGACGGTCCGCTGGCTGCGGTCCAGTCCCTGCTGAGTCCCCTGGGCTTTCTGGCGCCCGACGATTTCGAGTATTTCGTGACCTATCGCGGCGAGTACGACGGGGTGTGGGACTTTGGCCCGGACGTGTTCAGCGAGCGCTTTCCGCTGCTGAGCGACTGCGGACCGGCGAGCAAGGTCAAACAGAAACAGCCCCAGGCCTTCGGCTGTAGCCAGGTCGATACGCGCCGACGCCGGCGCAGTCGGCACCGGCTGTTTGAGGCCTATATCAACTATACCAAGGGGCCCCTGTTTGTCCGCCTCGGCCGCCAGAACCTGTCGTGGGGCGAGACCGACGTGTTCCGCCTGATGGATCAGATCAATCCCCTGGACGCCAGCTTTGGCGGCTTTCTGGTCACCCTGGACGAGCGGCGCATCCCGCTCGACATGCTGCGGGTGGTGTACGGCCTGGGCGGTGTCGGGCCGCTGTCGGAACTCAACCTGGAGGGCTTTATGGTCGTGGACGACGAGGTCTCCACGCCCACCCCGGCCGGTTCGCCGTGGTCCACGCCCAACCCGGCCGGTATTCGGTCTGCCCTCAAAAAACCGGCCCGCAATTTCACCGACCTGCGGGGCGGTGGACGCGTCGTCGGCGTGTGGGGCGATTTCATGTTCACCGTGGCCCACTACTACACCTATCTCGACGGGGCGACAGGCCGCGTGGTTACCCCGACCGGCGATTCGCCGCTCAGGCTCAGCGAGTTCCGCGAGGCGGGTCGGCAGGGTGAAGTCGGGCGCTACCTGTTTGATAATTTTCAGACCAATATCCTGTTTCCCAAGGTCCAGATCAGCGGGGCAAGCCTGACCTTTGGTCTGCCCAGCCTGTCGGCCATCGTGCGCAGCGAGTTTGCCTACTTCTACGCCGAGCCGTTTTTCAAGAACGCGTCCCCGACTCAGCTGCTCGGGCCGATTGCCGACCCGGACAACTTTGCCCTCACCCCCGGTTACAGCCAGGTCGCCTGTCCGTCCTCGGTCAGCAACGACGTGTGCCTGCGCTACAAGAGCGACATCGACCGCTCAGACGTGATCCGCTGGGCGGTGGGTATGGACATGGACCGCTATATCCAGCTGCTCAATCCCCAGCAGTCGTTTGTGCTCAGCGGTCAGATTTTCGGCACCCATATTCTGGACTTTAACGATACCAAGCTCAGCTCGGTCAGAGACAGCTTCGGCTTTGGCCACTTCGCCGTTCCGGTTCTCGATCCGAACCGAAGGAATACGTCCTTTGTGAACATGGACCAGCATCAGCTGATCAATACCCTGTCCATCTCAACCGCTTACCGCTCGGGCGCGATCTCGCCGGCCCTGGTCTTCCTATACGACTGGCAGGGCGCGTGGCTGGTGCAGCCGGGCATTACCTTTACCCGCGACCCGTTCCGTTTCATTATCCAGTACAACTACATCGACGGACAGTATAACGGCATCGGCTTTTTACGTGACCGCGACAACCTGATCGTGCAGCTCGAGGTGGTCATCTGAACAGGAGGACAAGACGATGGGTCTGCGCACACCCGAACAGTACAAAGACGCCCTGAGGGACGGCCGCGAGGTCTATTATCGGGGAGAGCTGGTGCCCGATGTCACCGCCCATCCGGTCATCGGCAAGGCGGTCAACCACGCCTGTATCGACTATCAGATGGCCGAAGACCCCCGCTACCGGGATCTGGCCGTGATCAGCGACCCCGACCTGGGCGACTATTCGCGCTTCTATCATATTCCCCGCAATACCGAGGATCTGCTGCAACGCAGCCGTCTGATTGCGGCCAGCACCCGCGAGGGCGCGACCCTGGTCGTGCTGATTAAAGAGATCGGCACCGACGCCCTGTTTGCCCTGCATGTTGTGGCCGAAGAAATGGCCAAGCGCGGTAAGCCCGAATACAAGGAACGGGTTCGCAAGTATTACGAGCTGTGTCGCGACCGGGACTACGGCGTGGCCGTGGCCCAGAGCGATGTCAAGGGCGACCGGGGGCTCGGCCCCCAGGGTCAGGCGCACGACGACTACTACCTGCGGGTGGTGGAAGAGCGCGCGGACGGCATTGTGGTGCGCGGTGCCAAGACGCATACCTCGGTCCTGACCAACACCGACGAGGTCATCGTCCTGCCGACCCGAGCGATGAAACCGGACGACGGCGCCTACTCCGTGGCCTTTGCCCTGCCGGCCGCAACCAAGGGGCTCAAGCTGCTGGCCAGCTCCTACGGTGGGACGCCAAGAGACCCGTTTGAGTTTCCGATCAGCGCCAGTCATAAAATGATGGAAACGCTGACGGTTTTTGACGAT from Desulfurellaceae bacterium includes these protein-coding regions:
- a CDS encoding GspE/PulE family protein translates to MSLRSHPEEHVAALQNRLAYTERLKQLMNRIHAAQNIDQLLISLQDDMLTLFEAEHLTLYAVDYDTRELYSRFLDLDSIQEIRLDLNEASIAGFVARSKRTVNLADAYDSAELARLHPALRFDRSWDEKTGIRTRQVLTLPVCGSDGALTGVLQLLNKTGAARFSQADEEKVGELARTLGIALHNQYQLAKRQPHKFDSLLAAGLLSQDELNEAKDRARQSGRSVEAVLLERYKVSKHELGRSLSQYYGCPFLEPSPQLVIDADLARKISVNYLQSNDWLPLQATDTSVEILTSQPHSVQYRHDIQRLFPGLKIAYRIGLVEDIREISRALVGEREPAAGGDSLQAILRQLAAESPTHTPTDEGPDENDSAVVRLVNRMIGEAYQQGASDIHLEPYGEQKETLIRFRVDGRCHEYLKVPAQYRRPLASRLKIMANLDIAERRKPQDGKLKFRLPTREIELRVATIPTAGTDNEDVALRILTAGEALPLDKIQMADANLTAFRALLDKPYGLILCSGPTGSGKTTTLHSALGAINTPDRKIWTAEDPVEITQYGLRQSQVQPRIGYDFAAAMRSFLRADPDVIMVGEIRDRETARISIEASLTGHLILSTVHTNSAAETITRLLEMDMDPFHFADALLGILAQRLARTICADCKEPYRPSGQEYEALAAGYGPAAFAELDLPDTADFVLYRGRGCEACQHTGYKGRLGLHELLVASDDIKRLVHSRATAAELRQVALAQGMTTLVQDGIRKVLQGWTDYSQVRAVALR
- a CDS encoding DUF1302 family protein translates to MRNTGRTCSVGLGVGILFSLLASSAWAIFVDEAETIRFNGRMYNRTAMAVESAADNTRIQTPYNSWNMLQNRTFVQMELRHNLTDLIMGRSDGPLAAVQSLLSPLGFLAPDDFEYFVTYRGEYDGVWDFGPDVFSERFPLLSDCGPASKVKQKQPQAFGCSQVDTRRRRRSRHRLFEAYINYTKGPLFVRLGRQNLSWGETDVFRLMDQINPLDASFGGFLVTLDERRIPLDMLRVVYGLGGVGPLSELNLEGFMVVDDEVSTPTPAGSPWSTPNPAGIRSALKKPARNFTDLRGGGRVVGVWGDFMFTVAHYYTYLDGATGRVVTPTGDSPLRLSEFREAGRQGEVGRYLFDNFQTNILFPKVQISGASLTFGLPSLSAIVRSEFAYFYAEPFFKNASPTQLLGPIADPDNFALTPGYSQVACPSSVSNDVCLRYKSDIDRSDVIRWAVGMDMDRYIQLLNPQQSFVLSGQIFGTHILDFNDTKLSSVRDSFGFGHFAVPVLDPNRRNTSFVNMDQHQLINTLSISTAYRSGAISPALVFLYDWQGAWLVQPGITFTRDPFRFIIQYNYIDGQYNGIGFLRDRDNLIVQLEVVI